A stretch of DNA from Halobacteriovorax sp. JY17:
TTGTCATGAGGTGGGGCACCTTGTGGGTGGAGCACCAACCTATAAGCCTTTTAATGATGGAAGTTCTGAAGGACAAGCGGATTACTTCTCTGTAGCTAAGTGTTTTAGAAAGGTCATTAAAGGCGAAGACCATGAAAGTATTATTAAAGGTATTCCACTTGAACCATTGGCCTTGTCAGAGTGTGCTGAGAGCTTCTCAATTCATTCTGAGGAGTACTCTATTTGTTTAAGAGCATCTTTGGCCATAGGGGATATGGCCAATACCTTTAAAGCTATTTCTGATATCGAAATTCTCCCAACAATTAATACTCCTGATCCTTATGTAAGAATGTTTACTATCTTTAATGGTTATCCCAATCCACAATGTAGAGTAGATACACTCTTCGCAGGGAGTTTGTGCCAAGTGAGTGAGGAAATTGATAATGATTTTTCTTTAAAACTCTATAATGAGGGGAATTGTTCAGTTGAAGCTGGTCATACTAGAGGGCTGCGACCTAAGTGTTGGTACGTTCCTAGGGGAGAAGATATTTAAGTGCGCACCGAGTAAATAGGGAGTGTGCAGCGAGTCGTTCGTATTTTTATCTAAAAAAATGCACTTTAGGCCCTACATTCTTGGCATTGTTTAATTAGTTATGGGACAATTTCTTCAATATTAATAGATTAAAGGATTAGCAATGTCAGAAGAAAAAGGATTAAAGAAGCCAGTTAAGTTAAAGTCTGATTTAGCAGCAATGCTAAGTGCAACAGAATTACCTAGAACTGAAATCACTAAAAAACTTTGGGATTATATTAAAGAAAATAAGTTACAAACAAAAACTGAAAATGGTGCTCCTGAAAATGCAGGAAAGTACATTGTAGCTGATGCGACATTACTTCCAATTTTTAAGAATACAAAGTCTACTAGTAAGTCTGGAAAACTAACTGACCTTACAAGTATGAAAGAAGGTGAGACTATCAACATGATGCAAATGGCAGCTGTTGTTGGTGCGAATATCGAAAAGTAATTACTTTGGCGCCCAAGTTTGGGCGCTAATTTTTAATTCCGTATTTTTGCCAAACTTTATCTAATTCACCTTTCTTTTTTAATTTATCAATGAGCTCATTTATTTCAGATATTCCTGGAGCAGTATTCTGTCTCACAAGAATTGTATGGCGATATATTTGATCAAACTTACTACTTATAAGTAATTTACTTCGAAGAGTTGGATTCTTACTTAAAAAGAGGTTCAAGTAGGACTTTGTCACTATTGCAATCGTAGGGGAATCTCTATCAATTACAGAATTAATATTTTCTCTATGTCCTGTACCAAGCTCCATTTTAAAATATTTTTGTAAGTACTCTCTATTAGTCACTAGGTTTGCAAACTTGTAGTGGTAGCCAATAATACCAAGAATTGTTTTATCTTTTAATGTATTAAAAAAGCTCTCATCACGCCCTGGAATAGCTTTCGCTATGAATACCTCTCCACCATTTAGGATTACGCGAGATGGAGCAATGGGTTCTGCTTGCCAGCCCCAAATAATATTTTCAAAGAAAATAAGGCTATATTTATTTTCACTAAAATCCTTATATCTTCTCTTAGAAGTTGTAAGAGTGAATTTAAATAAATACTTATTTTGAGATTTATTTAGCAGCTCAATGAGGTCGAGAGTCATACCTTGGGGCTTCCCGTCATTAATAGAGACGAAGGGAGGAAACTCGTAGCCGCCAACGATAATTTCCTTTCTTGCGAAAGTATTGCTACTTAAAGCGACCAAGGTGAATAAGAGAAGTATTTTCATATATAGTTTCATTGCCTAACTATTATAGCAGATAGAGAGAATTCTATAAAACTTTCAGCACTTGCAGCAGAGATTTCGATGGTTTAAAGTAATTATATTCTAAATGATTTTTACCAAAGATAGGGGGATGTTTGAACTTTCTAAACGATAAAATCTTAAACTACTCAATTGAAAAGTCGTCGAGTCCAAGCGAAGTGTGTAATGAACTTGAAGAGTTTACAATTGAAAATCACCCTCTTCATCGTATGCTCTGTGGTAAGTTAGAAGCATCACTTTTAGGCTTTCTTATTAATTTAAGCGGAGCTCGTAATATTTTAGAGCTTGGAACTTTTACTGGGTATTCGGCCTTGGCAATGGCCGAAGCTCTTCCTGAAGATGGACAGGTAATCACCATTGATAAGAATAAGAAAATATCTACCATTTCAAATCAATTTTGGAACAAATCTGAACATGGTAAGAAAATTCATCAACTCTTTGGAGATGGCCTTGAGGTCCTATCTTCTCTAAATAAGAAATTCGATCTAATTTTTATTGATGCAGATAAGAGGAATTACCAAGCCTATTTCGATAAGTGTTTAGACCTTTTAGCAGAAGGAGGGTTCATTGTTGTGGATAATGTTCTGTGGTCGGGAAGAGTTGTTCCAGACTTTATAGAAGAAGTTGAAGCAGACAAGAGTACAAAATATCTAGTAGAATTTAATGATTATATTTCTGAGAGAGAAGACTTAATAAAAACACTCCTACCCATTAGAGATGGAATCTATCTCATTAAAAAGGATGAAAAGTAATGGCCACATATATAATGAAAGGCGAAGAGAGAGTCATCGATACACATAGTAAACTTCTTGGTTATATTCTCTGGGCATTTGGTTTTACTGGCGTTCATAGATTCTATTATGGAAAACCAATAACTGGAACTATATGGTTATTTACTGCAGGTGTCTTTGGTATCGGATGGATTGTGGACTTCTTTTTAATTCCAAGTATGGACGATGAGGCAGATAGGACATATTGGGATGGTCGCGTCGAATATAGTATTGCTTGGCTATTACTGCTCTTTGTAGGAGTTCTTGGTATTCACAGATTCTATATGGGAAAAATTGGAACAGGGATAATTTATATTCTGACAGGAGGGCTCTTTGGAATAGGTATCCTCTACGATCTTTGGACTTTAAATGAACAAATTAACGATGCTAATGTGACTCTTAAAAAGAGTCACATAGATTGATATGATTTCCTGGTTTGAAAACTCCGAATAGACCAGCATCTTTAATTTTGTTGCACCAGTAGTGATCTTTGTCCTTATAGGTTTTTTTAAATTTTGATTTAAAACCAAGAAAACCTACGCGAAATGGCATATCGTATTTCTCTTCAAAAATGATATCAGCGCTGTCCATATAGTCTTCTCTAAACTCTTCTAATACTTTGATGACTTTTTCTTTTACTCTTGTGGTGTAGAGATATTTGATTTCAACAGACATTGGTTTTCTAAGGCCTATTTCTTTTGAAAGCTCTAGAAATTCTTTTAGTGTTGGAATTTTTTGATCCGGATGATCTGTCAGATGTAGGGTTTGAA
This window harbors:
- a CDS encoding SWIB/MDM2 domain-containing protein; translation: MSEEKGLKKPVKLKSDLAAMLSATELPRTEITKKLWDYIKENKLQTKTENGAPENAGKYIVADATLLPIFKNTKSTSKSGKLTDLTSMKEGETINMMQMAAVVGANIEK
- a CDS encoding transporter substrate-binding domain-containing protein — its product is MKILLLFTLVALSSNTFARKEIIVGGYEFPPFVSINDGKPQGMTLDLIELLNKSQNKYLFKFTLTTSKRRYKDFSENKYSLIFFENIIWGWQAEPIAPSRVILNGGEVFIAKAIPGRDESFFNTLKDKTILGIIGYHYKFANLVTNREYLQKYFKMELGTGHRENINSVIDRDSPTIAIVTKSYLNLFLSKNPTLRSKLLISSKFDQIYRHTILVRQNTAPGISEINELIDKLKKKGELDKVWQKYGIKN
- a CDS encoding class I SAM-dependent methyltransferase — translated: MNFLNDKILNYSIEKSSSPSEVCNELEEFTIENHPLHRMLCGKLEASLLGFLINLSGARNILELGTFTGYSALAMAEALPEDGQVITIDKNKKISTISNQFWNKSEHGKKIHQLFGDGLEVLSSLNKKFDLIFIDADKRNYQAYFDKCLDLLAEGGFIVVDNVLWSGRVVPDFIEEVEADKSTKYLVEFNDYISEREDLIKTLLPIRDGIYLIKKDEK
- a CDS encoding TM2 domain-containing protein translates to MATYIMKGEERVIDTHSKLLGYILWAFGFTGVHRFYYGKPITGTIWLFTAGVFGIGWIVDFFLIPSMDDEADRTYWDGRVEYSIAWLLLLFVGVLGIHRFYMGKIGTGIIYILTGGLFGIGILYDLWTLNEQINDANVTLKKSHID
- a CDS encoding glycerophosphodiester phosphodiesterase family protein, with amino-acid sequence MKKIILILLLISTNIYAKNLGHRAGGGKKEFYSHLPENSLAALEQSLLELQFEEDFLYLEFDIQETRDGEIVVFHDKTLRRMVNRKQNKEALDKISKENGFSYIKKKMNLIHIYDLTYAQLQTLHLTDHPDQKIPTLKEFLELSKEIGLRKPMSVEIKYLYTTRVKEKVIKVLEEFREDYMDSADIIFEEKYDMPFRVGFLGFKSKFKKTYKDKDHYWCNKIKDAGLFGVFKPGNHINLCDSF